A genomic stretch from Hemitrygon akajei chromosome 10, sHemAka1.3, whole genome shotgun sequence includes:
- the LOC140734515 gene encoding non-structural maintenance of chromosomes element 3 homolog yields MHSERHQDFGDVKKLITEEFVKQKYLDYSRIPHTDPAEYEFRWGPRAARETSKMKVLEFVAKMHSEQDPKTWTTQFKEAQLEAASSQPT; encoded by the exons ATGCACAG CGAGAGACACCAGGACTTTGGTGACGTGAAGAAGCTGATCACAGAGGAGTTTGTGAAACAGAA aTACCTGGACTATAGCCGCATTCCCCACACGGACCCTGCTGAGTACGAGTTCCGATGGGGGCCCCGTGCTGCCCGGGAAACCTCCAAGATGAAGGTGCTGGAGTTTGTGGCAAAG atgcacagtgagCAGGATCCAAAGACGTGGACCACCCAGTTCAAGGAGGCCCAGCTGGAGGCTGCCTCATCCCAGCCAACCTAA